agagagagcgtcgccggcgagaggagagaggGAGTCTGAGAAGTGCTACGGTGTGAACGCGCGCATGGTGCAACGGTGCAGTCGGAGGCTGTGAACCGTTGGATCGCAgttgatcggacggtccggaTGATCAGAGTGTTTATCTGGTGTGACGCGGCGCACTGAAATCTCGGTACACCGGATGACGTGGCGCAACGGGATCAAAACTTAGATTATTTCAAGGGCTGAGATGTGTCTGGGTTTTAATCTGGTGTGATAAGCcctattgtattttattaaatcaacaGCTCAGATCTAAACTATTAGATCTAACAATtagaatatatttgatatttttcatattgtttttaataaaaatcagtaTCCTATTCTCgcgaagaaatagtaaaaaaaacctgaatagTACGTATGtaatctctcttctcttttttcttctttgcgaACTATCACTGGCAATTTATAGCCAATGACATGGACGTCCAAATCACCACCGATttgctttgaagaaaaaatgtaTCATCTGCTTTCGGTGCACCTGCTActttgataaaattttttattttattttatttttattttttattatgtataataatatatatttatataagtaaaattaaaaactcaattcagtattagaaaaagccTGTCtcaaccgctaaaaatcaattttaatgaccgaaaataacagttttgacccaaaatgacctgaaactcattttttaccctggtcgacatggtttgacccgtattgacctggtgaactcggttttgaccagaaatgacggttttgacccgaaaacggcctgaaactcattttttaccctggtcgacatggtttgacccgtattgactcggtggactcggttttgacccgaaacggcttgaaactcattttttaccctggtcgacatgttttgacccgtattgactcggtggactcggttttgaccgaaaatgacggttttgacccgaaaactcattttttacttggccgacatggtttgacctgtATTGACCCGGTGGAATCGGTTTttatggaaagatgcggttgactcgagaaaaatatatttttgaattttcctttttcttaatttttttggatttttataaataataatagaaataaaataacatttgagaaaatcttggtggatttaaaattgggttacaacaggaAGAGAGAGGCAAAAGCTTGTCCCTTTGCAGCAAAAACACTCTCTTTCTTCCTGTTGGATTCAAAATGGAAAGTTTACAGTCTCATAGAGTGGAAATGATAAGCATTGCTGTGGCTCTTGTTGCCATTGGTGCTGGCACTGCTTTTTATTTCTACATCACCAAGAAGcctaaaggtattttttttttgcattttagtatctgggtttttgttatttttgcagATTGTTTATAAAGTTTgaagcttttttgtttttttcagtgGGTCTAATTATTATGTGTTAGGAATGCtcaagttttcaaatttatcagctgtttgattaattttggtGCAAAAAGAGAAGAATCCATTTGTTGGGATTGGAGATTGTCTAGAATTACTAGCAAACTTAGCTTCTTATGATTGGTAAATGCAGAATTGCTTATAAAGCTTAAAGCTTTGTGGATATAAATCAGGATTTGTGCAAATTGATTAATGCCTTGTCATGTCTTGATAGGTTGCTTGGACCCTGAAAATTTCAAGGAATATAAACTTGTTAAGAGAACCGAACTGAGTCATAATGTGGCCAAGTTTAAATTTGCTCTTCCCACACCGAATTCAGTTTTGGGACTGCCAATTGGACAACATATGAGTTGCAGGTTCTTTTTGTCTTGAATTTCTACCATAGCGAATGCCTGATTGGCGAATTCCATTTTTTTGTGTTCAGTTGGCTGATACGATGAATAACTAAACTAACCTTTTGTTATCAATAGGGGACAGGATAGTGTCGGTGAAGAAGTTGTCAAGCCGTATACCCCAACAACGTTGGATTCTGATATTGGATACTTTGAACTAGTTATAAAGGTTGATTGATTCTCGGCTGTACTGTTCGTTCATTCCattatgaaattgcaaaaatacTATTTTGGTTTGTCATCCTGATTTTGTTGTTTCATGTAAACAGATGTATCCACAAGGTAGGATGTCCCACCACTTCCGTGAAATGCGTGAAGGTGATTACTTGGCCGTGAAGGGGCCTAAGGTAAAGCTATTTCCTTTCCTCGGCTGCCTTTCTTTGCCTCAGGATTTTCCACATTTCCCAGCTAGTTTATGAGATCAATTTGGTATTTGTTAggtgattttgatttcttttactCTAGAAAGTTTGATTTTCCATTTTGAGGAGCAACATTTATATGGTTCCTACCATTGCTATGCGTAAATGGTTAGGTTTCTTGACAACCGATTTACTATAAACCTTGTCAGTTATCAGAGCCCGCATCACATCTTACTTGCTATCTGAAACTTTATCACAAAAGGTTGGtaattgatgtatttatatGATTTTCCTAGGGTCGTTTCAAGTATCAACCTAACCAAGTCAGAGCATTTGGAATGATTGCTGGGGGCACTGGAATTACTCCCATGTTCCaggtatatatttttaaaacaatctcTTGTTTTGCAGCTGGCCAAAATTATCAGTTTGATTTATTGATTACTTATCTCTCTTCTTTTGGCTTCTTAGGTAACTAGAGCCATATTAGAAAACCCAgatgacaaaacaaaaatacatctTATTTATGCCAATGTCACATATGAGGACATTCTTTTGAAggtaaatctctctctctctctctcatttctttgTTGGATGTATTAAGTAAGCATAATCCACTTTGTTTGCTTGTTTGCAGGAAGAGATTGATAATCTGGCAATCATTTTTCCTAACCAATTTAACGTCCACTATGTTCTGAATCAGgtgttatttgtttctttttctttccagcTATTAATTTTGTCTCTCACAATCTCTCAGTTTTTTACTTCCTATCTTTTCAAGTCGTGTCTCTTCTTAGATTCCAAGTTATTTATTGAAAAGCTTGCTTTTCTGTCATCTTCACtgagttgaagaatgaaatttgtTCTCCGCACCTTGTAAGAAAGATGCATATCTCGATAAGACTgctaataaaacaaaactaatacTGCAAGTGGCAATTTAGCTGCTGTATGCTTTTTATGTGGGCATTAGAAGAGGAGACCAATTACTAATGTGGTTTTCTTGATGCTCCAATGGTTGATGCATTCCTTTTCAATGTGAAGAGTTTTCTAAATCTCCTAAATTCATGATTTGCTGGTTTCATGAAGCTAACTTCTAATGCTTCTGtatatttatgtcaaatttcATGTTCAGCCTCCAGAAGGATGGGAGGGTGGCATCGGGTTCATATCCAAGGAAATGATTCAATCCCACTGCCCGCCACCTTCACCTGATGTTCAGGTATCCTCTCCCCCTCTCCCTCCATGCTCTCCATCTTCCCTGACATTGACAACCAATAACCTTCTTATTGCAGATTTTGAGGTGTGGACCTCCACCAATGAACAAGGCCATGGCAGCCCACCTTAATGATCTTGGATATACTGCTCAAATGCAGTTCCAGTTTTGAGCCGGTCATGAAGATTCTTTCCCCTTTCCCCTTTGTCTAATCAATCTCCAAGAAGAGtatgcattaattaatttagctCTGTTACATTTCATGGGAAACTGGTTAGCTGACATTCTTCACATAAGTTGAAGAGATCTATATTGATCATTTTCTGCTTAAAATTTCATCTGAATTTCGCATCGAATGTACTCTAACTTTACAGAAGTTTTCCTTTTTACAATTGAAATCACTCGTTAGAAGACATGGACTGGACTGTTGGATGTGTGAGACTCAGTAGAAGAGATGTTGCCTCCTTGACATGCTGTGTAATTGCATCTTTAGTCATGCCATGAAATTCATGATTTGAAGCATGGTCCTAAGCTTTTTCACCTAAGCTGCTATGAACAAAATCATCCTCGTTTTCTTTTAATCAAGTTAACTATcatgtctcctctcaaaattaCCGCCTCCTCATCCATGAGGGACTTGTCCAGCTAAGGGATATGCTGACAGAAAGGAATGAGTTAGCAGTCCAATTGGCAGCTCATTCCAGGCCTGACtagctttttagtttttagagaaaaaaagattgattatttttccCACATTattctgattattttttgttttatatatttaatttctcgttttttgggttttatgaAAAATTCTTGATTATAACAAttcactctctctctttgtttttcaatacactatcaatcttgaccttttgttctttttttatactCTTAAGAACACAATAGTATACAAATAGTTAGGAtagctataataataataataataataataatattattattattattattattataagatttatttctattttcaagATTCAAATCAAGTCTTATGCTCAGAGATTTAccatttaaatatatatgatacacctttttcttatatttataaatcataaataattcttatattaaaaaaaaactagacaggtattaacaaatttatttcaaaagataaattaaaagaaaatctcatGTTCATTCCCCACCCCAATAGAAACAACATAGGCCGGCAtctgaacattttttttctttgttatatctTAATTTGCTTTTATTAACAAGCACATATACCGAATAAATAGAACATATATACTCGGTAAAAGACCCCAATCGCGTGTTTATGGGATCAAATCTCAtggtattttgtatttttttaatcccattTCAGAcagattaagaaaacaaatatttgtagCAATCTATCATTTATTAGACATTCGACCAAATCAAACTAATGActacaaaaacaataacattGTAATGTTCATCGATTGTTGTTATCAATAGCCTGCTGTACGTTCATAGTTGCCTCTCTGATAGTTTctcctctctctatatatatatataaatcttccAAAACCTAAGCACATCATCACAAATACCATATCCGACGTCTTTAGTAGCTCTAACCTCTTCACGTCAAGTTCTTCATCATGGCTTCAGCTTCTTCCACCTTCAAATTCTTATCACTGCTAGCAGCCTTATTTGCTGTCGCTGAAATGGCAATCTCTGGAGACCCGGATATTCTTTCTGATTTTGTAGCCCCACTAAACTTAACcacagttgatggagcattcttCACATTCACTGGCATGCGTGCCCTTGTTGGTGCACCACCGGCTTCAGCTTTCAAGGTCTCCAAAGCAAGCGCAGCTGAATTCCCGGCTCTTATCGGTCAAAGTGTCTCGTATGCAGTCCTTCAATTCCCGGCCGGCACTACTAACCCGCCTCACACTCATCC
This region of Populus trichocarpa isolate Nisqually-1 chromosome 9, P.trichocarpa_v4.1, whole genome shotgun sequence genomic DNA includes:
- the LOC18102213 gene encoding NADH--cytochrome b5 reductase 1-like isoform X1, with product MESLQSHRVEMISIAVALVAIGAGTAFYFYITKKPKGCLDPENFKEYKLVKRTELSHNVAKFKFALPTPNSVLGLPIGQHMSCRGQDSVGEEVVKPYTPTTLDSDIGYFELVIKMYPQGRMSHHFREMREGDYLAVKGPKGRFKYQPNQVRAFGMIAGGTGITPMFQVTRAILENPDDKTKIHLIYANVTYEDILLKEEIDNLAIIFPNQFNVHYVLNQPPEGWEGGIGFISKEMIQSHCPPPSPDVQILRCGPPPMNKAMAAHLNDLGYTAQMQFQF
- the LOC18102213 gene encoding NADH--cytochrome b5 reductase 1-like isoform X2, with the translated sequence MIGCLDPENFKEYKLVKRTELSHNVAKFKFALPTPNSVLGLPIGQHMSCRGQDSVGEEVVKPYTPTTLDSDIGYFELVIKMYPQGRMSHHFREMREGDYLAVKGPKGRFKYQPNQVRAFGMIAGGTGITPMFQVTRAILENPDDKTKIHLIYANVTYEDILLKEEIDNLAIIFPNQFNVHYVLNQPPEGWEGGIGFISKEMIQSHCPPPSPDVQILRCGPPPMNKAMAAHLNDLGYTAQMQFQF